ACTCATATTAAGGCAGAACCACCCTCGTGTGATGGAGATCTCACCGAACCCAACATCTTTGGATCTACAGACCATACTGGACTACATCCTACTACTCATATTAAGAAAGAACCACTTTCATGTGATGAGGACTTTATAGAACCCAACATTTCCACACCTATAGACTGTATACAATATTTGGCTCCTCTTAAGGGCGAACCTTTCACATGTGATGATCCCATCAGGTACACGCcagtcagtcacacacagcagCATCAATGTCTTGATATTAAAAAGGAACCAGACTCGGATCATGTAGGAAACATCCCCCATGCAGATAGTTATACGCCAAGAGAACTTGCACAATATCCATCTACTAAAGTTAAGGAGGAACCATCTTCATGTTATGGAGGAAACGTCACATACCCTAAGAATTATATAATTGCATATTGTACCAAGCCATGTCCAACTGCACATGTTAAGGAGGAACCAAGGTCATCTGATGTAAAAGACTTCACTGGCCCCAACAGATATACACATTATAACTCTTCATATACTAAGGAGAAGCCGGGATCATCTGATGTGAGAGACTTCACCGGTcccagcacatatacacagtataactcTACGCATACTAAGGAGAAGCCGGGATGGTCTGATGTGAGAGACTTCACCGGTCCCAGCACGTATACACAGTATAACTCTTCATATACTAAAGAGAAGCCGGGATGGTCTGATGTGAGAGACTTCACCGGTCCCAGCATGTATACACAGTATAACTCCATTCCAGCTCAAGGAGATCCTAAATATCCATTTGCTCAACTGCATGAACAACCAATGGCCAGTCAGTATCTTAAAGAGACCGATCTTTACACGGCTACAGACCGGACACAGAACTTTCCATCTACTTGTGTTAAGGAGGAAAGTGGCGCACAACATTTACCAAGTTTAGGTTGTACCGATGTAAAGACGGACAAATCCGTATCTCCCCTGAAGGTCGTAGTCTTGGCACACTTGGTTGACATAGATAAACCAGGTACCACTTACAACAAAGGTGATCATTCCCTGAGTCAGAAATGCGTTGCGAGCACATCCAACCATATTAACCACGAGACAAAGGAGAAAAGTTTCTCTAAAAGTCATTCGGTGAGGAATTCAGAATCGGGACAGACATTTGGAGACATTTCCAATCTGACAAAATACTTAAGGACTCATTCTAAAAAGAAAATCCCCCAATGTCCGGAATGTGGAGAGTACTTTCTAAGGAAGATTCAGCTAGATGCCCACCTCAACGCAGTTCACCAAACACAGAAGGCTTTTTTTCTTCCAGGCCGTCCCAAATATTATGTGAATAAAGTTCAGATACTGGATCGAAAGAAACGTCTCGGAGAAAGAACCTATCAATGTTCTGTTTGTAGTAAATGCTTTACCAATGAACCGACTCTTCTAACCCACGAGAGATGCCACAGAGAGAAACCCTTCCAGTGTCCCCTATGCGGCAAATGTTTCAAAATTTATTATGAACTTTTTGTGCATAAAAAGACTCACAGCAAAGACTCCTCTGAAAGAGCGGCCAAAGCACCTAAGTGCCCAAGTAAGTCCTGAGCAGGGGCTTCCATACTGTGAAGGTTCAGAgtgcaagaaaaaaaactgtaGTCTCGCTCAGGAACAAGTAACCTCTAAATCAGGGAAGGAAGTCACAAGTAAGATGGTTCAGGCTCTGGTCATACCTGAAACTGAAGCTACAGTCTTTGCTAGAACCTTTATATAGTGGATATCACTGGTAGCTGTTGGAATTGGGTCCCAGTGTGTTGTCCATTGTTTCGAGAGGAAAACAGCTGTACGTGCAGAGCAAATGAGATAAAAATGAGCCTCTGAcgcaggtgtgaacagagccttaaagggaGTCTATCATCTCATTTCAGCAAGTTAAACTACAGACACTGTCGGACAGGTGCTGGAAAGTTTGTGAATATACCCCAGTTACATTAGATGGGCATCAGATTTTAAGGTGGGGCTGTGCCACTTGAGCGCCACAGCATCACTCACCACCTTGCTCCCTCACCCCAGCTTCAGTGACATCTCTTGTCTTCGAGTGCGTGTGCCGCTTACAGAATACATGCCATGGGTACAGGTGCAGACTGAGCTCAGCACTGAAAACCCCAATACACCAATCAAGTCTGAATGGTTTGGATGAGGTTGCGAGGACACGAGCAGTGTTGTGGTACTTGAGTTGCTTGGCCTGTAATCCAGGACACTTGGAGCCATGATGATCTGATACCGATAAATAGCAGCAAGAGTTTGTTAAAAATTCGAGATGAGCGATGAGGGCTTTGTTAGGGTTCGTACGGAACAGAACAATCTGCTTTTGAATCCCACGGTCTGTCCACTATGTggaaaaggtggagacagcccaaggacctcctggaaaacatggatacagccatacgccatgttttctagacagtcCTTGGACTTTCTCCACATAGtggacagacagcgggattcaaaagcTGATTGTTCTACTTCGTACCAACCTAAATAAAGCCTGTTTTGCTGATCTGTATTTAAAATACATTTGCTAGCTCCTATCCGGCACAGCTGGTAGTGTAACGCCAGGTAACTGACACAGCTGGTAGTGTAACATCAGATAACCGACACAGCTGGTAGTGAAACACCAGAAAACCGACACAGCTGGTAGTGTAACGCCAGATAACCAACACAACTGGTGGTGTAACACCAGATAACCTACAGCTGGTAGTGTAACGTCAGATAACCGACACAACTGGTGGTGTAACGTCAGATAACCGACACAACTGGTGGTGTAACACGAGATAACCGACACAACTGGTGGTGTAACACGAGATAACCGGCACAGCTGATAGTGTAACACCAGATAACCGACACAACTGGTGGTGTAACGTCAGATAACCGACACAACTGGTGGTGTAACACCAGATAACCGACACAGCTGGTAGTGTAACACGAGATAACCGACACAGCTGGTAGTGTAACACGAGATAACCGGCACAGCTGATAGTGTAACACCAGATAACCGACATAACTGGTAGTGTAACACCAGATAACCAACACAGCTGGTAGTGTAACGTCAGATAACAGACATAGCTGGTAGTGTAACACCAGATAACCGACACAACTGGTGGTGTAACACCAGATAACTCACTACCAGCTGTGCCGGTTTTCTGACTTTACACTACCAGCTGTGTCAAACACCAGACAACCGACACAGCTGGTAGTGTAACGCCAAACATCCGGCACAGCTGGTAGTGAAACATCAGATAACCTGCACAGCTGGTAGTGAAACACCAGATAACCTACACAACTGGTAGTGAAACACCAGACAACCGACACAGAGTAAGACCAGATGAGCCGACTTCTCCAGTAGTGCAACACCAGAGGAGCTGATACTCACAGCAACAATAAAGAAAAACATTGGAAGATTTCCTTAGACTCGATATCTCATCAAGTTCTATTTACTGTAGAGGGAGACAATCTTTCAGctatctctgctcctgtcagtgcagcagcACTCTGAGGAAAAGGCTCTATGTTAGGCAGTGTATACCACATGACTGGGTGCCTTTTTTCTATGTCAGCCCCTGTAACCACTGCCCTGTGCCCACAACTGTGTTCATACGGCTTTGGCGGAGGTCAGTTTATATCCCAAAGCTTTCTTGGTGGAGTTGCTTGTCTTTAGTAGGAGTATACGGCGGGTTATTGCTGAATCATGGAGGCCAGTGATGGTTTATTGTACAGCACTATGAAGAATATATATATGATGTGATTGGCTCTCGGCTCGGTGTTGTTCTTTCTTTAGCCAGAAGAGGTCtctaccccccagcctctcttcccGCCTGCCTTGGTCTACCCCCAGCCTCGTCTGTCACCACGTACTCGCATCTGTAGTAACAGACACTACCGGTTCCCGTCCTTATGGACTCCCATCTGTGGTAACAGACAATACCGGGTCCCGTCCCCACGTACTCGCATCTTTGGTGACAGGCACTACCGGTTCCTGTCCTCATGGACTCCCATCTGtggttacagacactactgggtCCCATTCCCAGGGACTCGCCTCTGTGGTGAAAGACACTACCGGGTCCCGTCCTTACGGACTGGCATCTGTGGTCACAGGCAATACCGGGTCCCGTCCTCAGGTACTCGCATCTGTGGTGAAAGACACTACCGGGTCTTGTCCTTACGGACTCCCATCTGTGGTGATAGACACTACCGGGTCCCGTCCTCATGGACTCCCATCTGTGGTGACAGACACTACCGGGTACCGTCCTCACGGACACCCATCCACTAGAAAAAACTTTGTCCCCCTTCTCCTATCTTACTGACATTCTGATAGCCACCAGCTTCTCGGCACAGATGGCCCCGTACTCATGGACTCCCATCTGTGGTGACAAACACTACTGGGTCCCACAAAAACAAAAGAAGTCCAACAGCTCCTTGGAGATTCTCCAAAAATGGCCAGCAATAGAATAAAGGATGCACGCAGGTATGCTCACAATCCTAGGTATGAGCACAACGAACTCCAAAAGAAAAggtttcccacagcatccagGATGAAaatagtgtgtttattcacacatcagggtacacaaaaaatgcaacgtttcggcctgcTGGCCTTTGTCAAGCTTGACAAAGGCCAGCAGGCCAAAACGTAgcatttttctctcctcaccttcatgacggcaccacaggagttaactcttaccctagggacaggaaaagcacacagcgagaggttaaaagccccttcccccaaacaccagtgcttttcctgtccctgaagGGCAGGCATGAGAGGTGTGGGGGATCCCCAGAAGAAAAAATTCCCCTTACCAGCGGGATCAATCGGGTTCATCTGGATGGGGTAAGGAAAGGCCCGCTTTGCGCGTCATTTCTGTAAGTGACGGGACGCGCGGGGATCGCGGGGCCATGGCTCCAGCCTTCCCTATGGCAGCGGGTCCGGTCGGGCTTCCAAGAGGGCGTGCGGCCTACTCGATGTACGGCGCGGCCTACTTCCGGTCTGCACTGATTCCGCCGGAAGTGGGGCATGGGGCCTGACGTGCGTCACCACGTACGTGGCGCGCTGACGTCACAAACCGGAAGCGGGTGCTCTGGCAGCCGGGAGAACGCTGGGCGGTGCATTCAAAAGGATGGGCTCTTCTCTGCGGGTCGCCCGTCCTGAGGTCTGCTATTCACTATGGATTCAGGCTCCACATCAGCAGACAAGCCTTCGCACCCGCCGGCGGCGGTAAGTGTGCCATTTATTTGCTACACTGAGGGTTGTGGTGCAATGTTATTATATTCCACCTATTTccaaccctctctctctctgggtgcccACCTGCTGTTTCACCAGGTGTGGGGCTTCTCTAAATCTCCTGCCATGTGGCTAATTCTTGTTTTCATGCCTAGGAGAAAGAAGCCACTcagaaagagaaggagaaagCTAATGCTCCTCCTCCATCTGCTAGGAAATGCATCAACTGTAATTCTAGATTGCCATCCTCCTTCAAGCGGAATATTTGTACAGCCTGCATCAGTGAATTTATAAAGGAGGACAGATCATCTTTTTTATCTGACATAAGACAGCTGATTCAAGATGAAATAAAGGGTTCTATACCAATCACTCAGGCTATGGCTCCGGCTCCCGCCCCAGAACCAACGattaatcctcctcctcctcctgctaatCCCCCTGCTCAGCCTTTAGTCTTGACTCTGCCGGCGGATATCACTTCTGCCATGGTAGTACCAAGATGCTCGGGATCCTCGGTGTCTTCTGTCACATCAAAAagacacaggtctccatctaccTTCTCGGTCTCAGAGGTCGAATCAGGCCAGATATCGGACTCAGGGGCTCGGTCTGAAGCTTCTGACACTCAGGAAGCAAGAAGGAAATACTTCTTTCCCTCTGATCATACAATGCCTTTGTTAAAGGCTGTAAGGAGCGCATTAAGTATtgaggagaagcaggagaagatctCAGCTGCAGATCAGTTATTCGCAGGACTTAGGGCAAAGAAAAAATTAGGTTTCCCTATCCACAAGATGATTAAAGATCTAATTGTTGACAAATGGAAAAAACCCGAAAAGAGAATGTCAGTTCCCTCAGATATCAGGCGACGTCTTCCCTTTGATTCTGAGGAAACTGAGGAATGGGAAGTCCCTATGATTGATGCCCAGGTGGCAAAAGTAGCAAAGAAGACCATTCTCTCCTTTGAAAACTCCACACAACTCCGTGATCCAATGGATCGCAAGGCTGAGAGCTTATTGAAAAAGTCCTGGGAAACAGTcactttttctattaaaaataacatAGCGGCTACCTGTGTAGCCAGAGCATCCCATGTCTGGATTAACCAGTTAGAGGAACATCTAAGGAGTGGGACTTCAAAGGAGAAGATAATTGACTCCCTTCCTCTTCTAAAGGACGCTATAGGCTTCCTAGCAGATGCCTCAGCAGAAGCCATACGGGTCGCAGCCAAAGACGGAGCTTTAATTAACTCAGCCCAACGAGCCTTATGGCTGAAGGACTGGACGGGGGATAATATCTCCAAGTCCAAGCTTTGTGGTCTTCCTTTCGAAGGCAAATATGTGTTTAGTTCAGTCCttgataaattgttagaaaaatcatcTGACAAGAAAAAGGCTCTCCCAGAGGAAAAAGCCCAGAAGAAAAAGGAGCAGACCCAACGTCCAAAGGATCAAGAAAGATACAAAGGGAACGTAGTAAGGGAAATTCAGACCTCTCTAAAGCTTAGCATTCCTTTGGAACCAAAACTGATTATTCTAGGGGAGGACTCTGGTCTTAACTGTAATAGGAAAAGAAGGGTCCTTTTGAGTAAATGGCTTTTCATTGCCAGGCTGCAACTAGTGAAAAGGTGGATGTCTGAGAAGGCCCCAAATATTAATGAGTGGAAGAAAGCATGTGAACTTTATGTAAGTTacgaataaagtgtttttttttttgttttttttttttctctttttccagctctgcccagggggcggtgggggggggggaagagggttgaataaatgttaaatgatTTTTGATTTGTCATATGAATTTttctaaataaaagaaaaaaaaataaacaaaataaaaagatACAAAGGGAAATCAAAGAGAGGTTGTTGGAGTTATTCAAAGGAGgaaacaattcttttttttttaaattttcatagTCTTTATTATTATTCTTGAAAAATTTCCCCCCCATATACAAACATGATATAAACAATCCCAATATATCAGCAGCATCGTTcatagatattacacaaacattaTACCACACTACTAAATTCAATATAGGATCAGTCTGCCCAAATAGACTGACTAATGATAAACCGAATCCATGATATATAATTACATTATTAATTTCATAAACACGATGCTTGATTCCCTTACCCCACCCCTGATACCCACCCCCCCAGCCATGCGGTGAAGGATAGCACAGAAacacccaaaaaaaataaaaaaataaaataatttaaaaataaaataaataaaataaaattcaaacCCAAGACCATAATACATCACCTATCCACTATTGCATCAAACCATTTATTCCATATTCTGCTATATCTGTTCTTAGCTCTACTGCTCCTCGCGCAAGATATTCTTTCTATTCCAGCAACTTTATTTACCAGATTAACCCATTCTTGAATTGGTGGAATTTCAGCTTTAATCCAATATCTCATCACTACTACCCTAGCCATCAATAACAATTTTGAGACCAATATTTGGTAATCAGATACCTGAATAGTACATCCCAGAGTTATACATAGTGGATTATATGGAATTAATATTTTTAATCGATCTTCTATCAGTTGTACTATTTTCTTCCAATATTCTTGTATTCTATTACATTCCCACAACATGTGTAAATTATTAGCCTCCATACTTTCAcatttcggacacttagcttccgTTCTTATACCCATCCTAAATAACATATAAGGTGAATAATATACccttttaattattttaaattgcaTCAGTCTATAGCTATTGTTTCTAGTGCTAACCcccatattttttaatatattctcCCACTCTTCCATAGTAATTATACCTATTTCCTGATCCCATTTGTGTTTTATTACTGTGTATAGATTGCTTATACTACTATCATTAATTATCCTATATAATTTACCCAACTCCCCTTTCTTCTTCCCACTCATATTAGCTATATAACTAAACACCTCATGTGTCTGGACTAAAAAACCTGTATGATCTATCGTACGTGCAACTGCGTGCTGTAtctggtaataataaaaaaaatgaagtgcTTCAATCTGTTGTGTTTGCATCAATGTCTCCAAACTTATTAAACTCCCATCCTTGAATAGCTGATGTACTTTAAGGATGCCTTTATGAATCCAAAAACTATTCTCCATTTTTATTAACTCCTCAAGATATACGTTCCCCCACAGTGGTGTGAAGCTAGTGCTACCCTTTATGTGACACATTTTCTTTAGGTTAACCCAGACCTTTCCCCATAATTTTAAATAAGTAAGACCAGTAGTTTGTTGTGCCTTCGTACCTCCCATATCTATTATATTAAATATGTGTCTGTGAATCTTTTGTACAGGACCTTTAATATATTTCCCAAGTGAGGAATCATTattcctttgtgcattttgaatttgtaaagcaaaaaaataatgtCTAAAATTTGGGAGCGAGAATCCACCCTCCTTAGTTTGCCCAGTGAAATAATTATACCTAAGCCGTACACGTTTTCGTCCCCAAATTAAACGGTTCAAGGATATTTCAATAAGTCTGAACCACCTACTAGAAATCCATATGGGAGAAGACCTAAGAACATACATTATTTGGGGCTGAATTATCATTTTAATAAGGGCTAAACGATCTGCTTGTGATAAAGGTAATTTTATCCAAATATCAATTTTTTTATCTATCCTTTTTATTAATGGTTTTAGATTGAGATCTATAAAACTGGCTGGATCAGGTGAAATATTTATTCCCAAATATTTGAAGCTTTGTTTGCCCTCAATTCTTATTAGCCCATAATCCGGTATGTCAATATCAGGGTAGAGCGATATGTGGGAGGATTTTTCCCAATTAATCCGGAGGCCTGCCACTTCCCCGAACTGCTCTACATGCTTCATAACTCTTGGAATAGAATTCCTCGGATCTCGGACCAATACCAACATATCGTCTGCATAGAGAATTACCTTCTCTTGTGTTCCTTTCAATCCGAAGCCTTCTATACATGAGTCCTGTCTAACAATTGCTGCTAAGGGTTCAACATAAATAGCATACAGTGTTGGAGATAACGGACATCCTtgtcttgttcctcgtgaaagaGTAAACCAATCCGAGAGCCCCCCATTAACAGAGATTCTAGCCCTGGGAGCGTTGTACATCAGTCTTATCCAATCAATCATAGTCTGGCCCACTCCAAACACCCCCAATGCCTTCCAAAGGAAACCCCACTctaccctgtcgaaggccttgaCAGCATCCAGCGACAGGATAGAGCGGGGCTCCAGACCACCAATCTGTATATCTGAGAACACCCTTTCAATATTAGTAAATGCTGACCTTCCTGACATAAAGCCATTCTGATCCTCCCCAATTATATCCTCCATCACTTCTCTAAATCTCAGAGCAATAATCTTAGAAAAAATTTTAAGGTCAGAATTTAATAATGAGATTGGACGATAAGAATTTATATCTGTCTCATCTTTATCCTTTTTTGGGAATACCACAATTGTGGCCTCCCTCATGGATTGAGGCAATTCACCCTTGGAGCAGGATTCATCTATAACTTTGAATAGGATCGGCAGAAATACATCCATATACTTCTTATATACTTCAACTGGAATACCATCTGTACCAGGAGATGAACCATTTGGTAATGCATTTATTGCTATTTGCACCTCACTGATACAGATTGGCTCGTTTAATTTTTCCTGTTGGATACTAGTAAGcgtggggagttgtagtttggcaaagAAGGCTTCTAATTGTGCCTCTGAGGCCCTATTTTCTGTAGTATATAATTTTACATAAAAATCCACAAATGCCTCCCTAATAGCCTGTGGGTCTCTAAAAGTTACTCCTGTCCCCCCTTTTATAGCTTCGACCCTTTTCCTTTCTCCCTGTGATTTTATTACATCTGCGAGCATTTTATTT
The nucleotide sequence above comes from Dendropsophus ebraccatus isolate aDenEbr1 chromosome 8, aDenEbr1.pat, whole genome shotgun sequence. Encoded proteins:
- the LOC138798934 gene encoding oocyte zinc finger protein XlCOF8.4-like isoform X1 → MRREESERILSITMEILQLLTGEDYTVVKKTSGECVAPSRSRGWSIPERINVQKILELSNKIIGLLTREVPIRCQDVAVYFSMEEWEYVEGHKDLYRDAMMEDQPPLTASGHLHDKVSPQVSSRLNLGNDEVSRDGESVKCGSGYVPVNEETVLCNGETIMETNICPEQYPPPPIMDVLCDRENFTDTYTQQVPSTHNMEEPPSCDGDLSEPNIFGSTDQTQLHPATHIKEEPPSCDGDLTKPNIFGSRDHTRLLPTTYIKEEPPSCNGDLTEPNIFGSTDHTRLLPTTHIKEEPPSCDGDLTEPNIFGFTDHTRLHPTTHIKAEPPSCDGDLTEPNIFGSTDHTGLHPTTHIKKEPLSCDEDFIEPNISTPIDCIQYLAPLKGEPFTCDDPIRYTPVSHTQQHQCLDIKKEPDSDHVGNIPHADSYTPRELAQYPSTKVKEEPSSCYGGNVTYPKNYIIAYCTKPCPTAHVKEEPRSSDVKDFTGPNRYTHYNSSYTKEKPGSSDVRDFTGPSTYTQYNSTHTKEKPGWSDVRDFTGPSTYTQYNSSYTKEKPGWSDVRDFTGPSMYTQYNSIPAQGDPKYPFAQLHEQPMASQYLKETDLYTATDRTQNFPSTCVKEESGAQHLPSLGCTDVKTDKSVSPLKVVVLAHLVDIDKPGTTYNKGDHSLSQKCVASTSNHINHETKEKSFSKSHSVRNSESGQTFGDISNLTKYLRTHSKKKIPQCPECGEYFLRKIQLDAHLNAVHQTQKAFFLPGRPKYYVNKVQILDRKKRLGERTYQCSVCSKCFTNEPTLLTHERCHREKPFQCPLCGKCFKIYYELFVHKKTHSKDSSERAAKAPKCPSKS